Genomic DNA from Paenibacillus sp. MBLB1832:
CGCAACGGATGTGCCATTCTACAATTTCCCTTATACCTTCGGCTACATGTTCAGCGCAGGCATTTATGCTAGAGCTGTGCAAGAAGGCGCGAGCTTCGAAGATAAATACATTTCGTTGCTACGCGATACAGGCAGCATGAATGTCGAAGAACTGGCAGAGAAGCATCTCGGTGTCGATCTCACTGAGCCAGACTTCTGGCAAAGTGCTGTCGACATGGCGCTGCAGGACGTGGAGCAGTTCATGGCGCTCACGGAAGCGAAAGTACGTGCGTAAAGCAATAGTATAGCTAATAAAACGCCCCTGAGACCAATTGTCTCAGGGGCGTTTGCTGTTTAAAGTTTGAAGATTTGAATCGTTTGCTGCAGTTGGGTCACAACGCGTGTCATTTCTTCGGCTTGGCTAACAATACCTTGTACAGTTGCAATTTGCTCATTCATCGAAGCGGATACTTCTTGTGTGCCTGCCGCGGATTCTTCGGTAATCGCTGAAATGTTTTCCATCGCTGCCGCGATTTGACCAGAGCTTTGCAGCATGCTTTCGCTTTCTTCCGCGAAGCGAGTAATTTCTTCGGAGATGAAGCCTACGCTGCCAACAATTTCAGCAAAGACGATTTCGGTTTGATCAATCAAGACCGTTTGCTTCTTAACAACGTCTTCGTTGACTTGGATGCTGCGAATTGCATCTTGAATGCCTTGCTCAATACTTTTAACAAAGCCGAATACTTCACGAGTTAGCGATGTGGATTCTTCAGCCAGTTTACGAACTTCTTGGGCAACGACCGCAAAGCCTCGGCCATGCTCACCAGCTCTTGCTGCTTCGATGGACGCATTCAGGGAAAGCAAGTTCGTTTGCTCTGCAATTTCGGAAATGGAGCGCGTTACGTTCGTAATCCCTGCTGCTTGGCGAGCCAGCATATCAATCGTATCGGATACTTGGCGTGTTACTTCTACGTTGCGTTTCATCCCAACGCCTTGGCTCTCAACGGATGTACGACCTTTCTCAACGAGGCTCATCATCTGATCCGAACGGTTCTTCATTTCATTCGCTGAACTAGCGTAATTGACGATTTTCACTTCAATATCTTTGGAAGTAATCGAAACGCCAGAGATCTCTTCGGAGATTTGACCAGCGCCTGCAGCCAGCTCATGAGCGGATACGCTCACTTGCTCCAGGACATTGCGGAAGCTTTCATTTTTCACATAAATATCACGGCTTGTCTGGAAAACTTGCTTTGAAATATTCCCCGTATCGCGCAAAATATCACGGAGCTTATCAATCATTTTATTGAAGGATTGGCCCAGTTGACCAAGAGAATCGTCAGATGTAATCGCAACCTTTTGAGAGAAGTCACCTTTGGAAATGTTCAAGGCAATGCGAGAAATATCAGCGATTGGCTCCGTAAGCTGATTTTCAAACCAACGGATGAATGGATAACTGCCACCTAAAATAATAAGTAGGAAAATAATACCAAGTAAGCGGTTCCAGTCTGAGGCGAAAGTTACAATCAACATAAAAATTGAGTTTAAGCCAATTAGTGCAAAACAACCAAGCTGTAGTTTTTTTCTAAACGATAGGGATGAAAGTTGTTCCAATCCAATCGACTCCTCTGCCATATTTGTTTACTTGTGGAGAAAAAATGTAGTTCATTTCAAAATTATATCACCGACCATGGAAACATTCTACAGTTTTTCGACAGTAATCGTTCCGTAATTACAAGAAAATTGGGATTCCTATTCATTGAATATAAAGAAAATAGCGAATTATTCAAATTTTGGAAATAAACTGTTGAATTATGTAAATCTAGTAGGTATAATAGGTCCAGAGTCATGAATTAACCATAATTAGTAAAAAAATAAAAATTAAAGGAGATGTTTATTCGTTTTGGATCAAATCACATTATCTAGGCAAGTTGAAATGGTATTTCGCAAACTAAAGGAAGAGCTTATGTCTGTAAATTCTGGTACTGTA
This window encodes:
- a CDS encoding methyl-accepting chemotaxis protein; this translates as MLIVTFASDWNRLLGIIFLLIILGGSYPFIRWFENQLTEPIADISRIALNISKGDFSQKVAITSDDSLGQLGQSFNKMIDKLRDILRDTGNISKQVFQTSRDIYVKNESFRNVLEQVSVSAHELAAGAGQISEEISGVSITSKDIEVKIVNYASSANEMKNRSDQMMSLVEKGRTSVESQGVGMKRNVEVTRQVSDTIDMLARQAAGITNVTRSISEIAEQTNLLSLNASIEAARAGEHGRGFAVVAQEVRKLAEESTSLTREVFGFVKSIEQGIQDAIRSIQVNEDVVKKQTVLIDQTEIVFAEIVGSVGFISEEITRFAEESESMLQSSGQIAAAMENISAITEESAAGTQEVSASMNEQIATVQGIVSQAEEMTRVVTQLQQTIQIFKL